Genomic window (Pararge aegeria chromosome 22, ilParAegt1.1, whole genome shotgun sequence):
AAGACGTTCCTGGCGCTGGACAACCGCGGGCGCGCGCGCCGCACGCAGATCCCGGCCAGCCGGCCGCTCGGGAACCTGTCGTACTACGCGCTCACCATGACGCGCCGCTGGGACGGGCCGCGCCCCGCGCactgcccgccgcgccgccacCGTGGCAAGCTCAAGCGGCCGCCGCCCTTCCACCGGAACTGCCAACGCCGCGTGCAGAAGCAGAACCTGCGCAAGCGCAAGCACAAGAAAGCGAACGACCCGAAGAAGAAACAGCGGCACCCCAAGGCGCGCAGAAAACACGACAACTCGACGACCAGCACGACGGAGACGTGGGACGAGTCCACCATGTCCACCATGTCCACGACGGACGCGGAGTTTTTTCGGTCAGCCGCGCCGGATGGGGGCCGCGCCTGAGCCTGCTCGCGTTGGGGGCTGCCGTGGCGCTCGCACACTAGCACCGTTCCACCCTACACGAGCCCGAATCTCTCTATCATTCCCATTCAACGCCGTTCCGCGACGAACGGCCCTTGAAATTCACTCGCGTCGCTCTCTTATACGAAATACGAACGACCAATATTGCGACCGCCGCGAAGTAACCCACTTCGTCTTCATTGTGATGTGTATCAAATACTCAATATGATGTCAAATTCGATACGTTTGACAGTAACGAATGATATTATACTACCAAAGCTGAAGTTATCTATCTCAATTTGTATTCCTAGTTCGCTTTAAATCGTAGTTTTATCGGCAAGATTCCAATTGTCTTAGTTATCAAGAAATTATTAACTTAGATGTTATTTGATAACTTAATGATTAATTAACAGACGAATGATTTGCTTCCGAAGTCGAGATATCGTTTGGTATGGTGGAACTGTGTTAGAAGAGGGGGAGGGTTCAGGGTTCCCGCTCGTGGCTACTCGAGGCCGCGCTGTTGGCCTATAGACTAAATATTTTCGGATCCCATCAGACGCGTCTCAAATCTATTTCCATGCTTGTTTCGTGACTGTCTGTTTATTATTCGTATACCATCCGAATCCATTTCCTAGCTGTCctctaaatttactttaattaaatctaaTTCATCCGTTAATGAATCTTATACGGTCTACTGTCGCCGTCACAATTTTATTGTCTCTCAAATGGATCTCAAATGGAAATGATCTTAATTTGTTACAATTATTACGAGTTTTCTACATCTTAACTTTACCCGAAACGTAGAATCACCTTGTCTAATAACAAATATTGTAGATAAATCACGAAAAAAAATCGTACGATGAAAATTGGCCCGAAAGTTACTCGATTGGTCACGAGCAGGGGACTTAGTAAGATTTTGTACTTAGTGGGAAGTGTTGAGGTGTAATTTCATAAGAAATTGACTGAAAAATATGACTGAGTAATGTAGGTACTGTCGGTTTCGGAGTAGGTTATGATAGGTTATGTGCGGCGGACGGCATGCTTCTGTATTCATAGTTATGCGGTCACGAAGCGAGCGATCTTGTGACAAATATTACCCAAAAAAACATCACTAGT
Coding sequences:
- the LOC120633877 gene encoding fibroblast growth factor 10, translated to MVPRSRPLRLLLAALALASCAAAPAPEPRAQRSANLSHITGTSRTIQMFLKNRYLQLMPDGTVNGTTDVSSVYTILQRATYKVGLLTIQGVSTCLYLCMDACGFQYANKDISDDCVFEEHIEENNYNTYSRIRGGKKTFLALDNRGRARRTQIPASRPLGNLSYYALTMTRRWDGPRPAHCPPRRHRGKLKRPPPFHRNCQRRVQKQNLRKRKHKKANDPKKKQRHPKARRKHDNSTTSTTETWDESTMSTMSTTDAEFFRSAAPDGGRA